In Daphnia magna isolate NIES linkage group LG5, ASM2063170v1.1, whole genome shotgun sequence, a single genomic region encodes these proteins:
- the LOC116922595 gene encoding segmentation protein cap'n'collar isoform X1, which yields MLAFVKKIHRHSDELLHLALILSLIRVDPESYLGLGLGRSSSFQGSYHNITMGDTWAHVPSDFHNGFMSNLPEIPYLHPKSMEASLSQYQEELIEDLNDLGRYTSILPSRGPRTITAYLLDESSLNRDPSSLPNINTVSPVVASPSSSMLAATVTSQSQQDEILDSIQQHPSQESSIPDETSALSLEDADLIEILWKQDIDIGVPRDHFRFPGEESNDVEDVEIATSKDKLDLKGEKKEKTKQGEKKKNDEDPPDKSPSDDDPWAGLPYRIDDETGEYILLEDIDHPQPSTSTSGEESKPSESEEKSSEEPSLPSEDNDSFSLDKAFGFVDYDEDKLTESNFTLGALSPESAEFIEELDPVLGSIVASRSSAQVPVPNFGSLLSDGGSTSGSPRNDSLDLDLGFYLGTDDSRAQAESAEDGDDEEEELLKLFRPESSSSHTIDTLSEQLEASLEDMIQTAQMHPRSLQVRMPLMRTMSMEHRWQDLANFLSLPDGAAAAAAAANLSSHPGHHHHHHHHGGHHPHAVHHTHHHPGHPHHAMHTLGHHPHSPHPAFAHPGYPHPHSPHGSIHPHHHHNGSSVHTHHGYGVHPASPATTTTIHHHHHGYSSLTSAAAPVSAYTNSAVDVGGRASLLQNVAIGSPLTELGGNGSYPSPGLGVGVTLGSAVTASMNLTNSTDTLEPTGQVPYKTETTADMHLYYQNNTGEVNQTGDGFFPSIFNEDDLQLMDMAITDTMYPPRLLDNQPVNHSLGLAPTNSGGNAVASIIPSTVIDTTSDSAVSSMGSERGPSISDGDWIDTSNATDSNTTSVTGATAVLPSGSAYGMEYSSGAKYRHYDYGYGGRSSGLEGASTSGRGSAAGTPVAQKKHQMFGKRVFHDQSDLPGSPATVTAIGSPAKFDYGSNASASGGSLYSHPSTPLDSANGMNSMDLKYGCGMEYTPHSHDVRGMDHVHHNHTYALGSEASGTSQRPVSRDKHRASGSSLRGSVSDTASTPGAGTSGSCSESEAYSRDEKRARAMNIPMTVDDIINLPMDEFNERLSKYDLTEPQLSLIRDIRRRGKNKVAAQNCRKRKLDQILTLADEVKRARERKIRLNKERDFLAAEKTRIKDRFAQLYRHVFQSLRDSDGQPYSPYEYSLQQSADGNILLVPRATVVANGGATIDPQPTMQQQLNHHQHHHQQHLHNHHNSTNGQHRPVMIDPSSLAGQMVGNVNGGTVGSSSSAVLHGARRKTPDQKNEP from the exons atgttggCTTTTGTTAAGAAGATTCACAGACATTCTGATGAACTGCTTCATCTTGCCCTGATTCTAAGTTTGATCAGAGTTGATCCTGAATCTTACCTTGGACTTGGTCTGGGAAGGTCCAGCTCTTTTCAAGGGAGTTACCACAACATAACAATGGGAGACACATGGGCTCATGTACCGTCTGATTTTCACAATGGATTCATGAGCAACTTGCCAGAAATACCATACTTGCATCCCAAGAGCATGGAGGCTTCTTTATCTCAATATCAAGAAGAGCTAATTGAAGACTTAAATGATCTTGGGAGGTACACTAGCATTTTACCTTCACGAGGCCCAAGAACAATCACTGCTTACCTATTAGATGAGAGCTCACTCAACCGTGATCCATCTTCCTTACCTAATATAAACACAGTGAGTCCTGTTGTTGCCAGTCCTAGTAGCTCTATGCTTGCTGCTACCGTAACCTCTCAGTCACAACAAGATGAAATATTGGATTCCATACAACAGCACCCATCTCAAGAATCTTCAATTCCAGATGAGACATCTGCCCTTTCTCTGGAG GATGCGGACTTGATAGAGATATTGTGGAAACAAGACATCGACATTGGAGTACCCCGTGATCATTTTCGCTTTCCGGGAGAAGAATCCAATGACGTCGAAGACGTCGAGATAGCAACGTCCAAGGACAAGTTGGATTtgaag GgtgaaaagaaggagaagaccAAACAAggcgaaaaaaagaaaaacgatgaAGACCCTCCGGACAAATCGCCTTCAGATGACGATCCTTGGGCCGGCCTTCCGTACCGGATTGACGACGAAACAG GTGAATACATTTTACTGGAGGATATCGATCATCCCCAGCCATCGACGTCTACGTCGGGTGAAGAATCGAAACCGTCGGAAAGCGAAGAAAAGTCATCGGAGGAACCGTCACTTCCGAGCGAGGACAACGATTCGTTTTCGCTAGACAAAGCGTTTGGTTTTGTCGATTACGACGAG gataaATTGACAGAGAGCAATTTCACGTTAGGCGCATTGAGCCCGGAGAGCGCGGAATTCATCGAAGAACTCGATCCCGTTTTGGGTTCGATCGTTGCTTCCCGTTCGTCCGCCCAGGTCCCTGTGCCTAACTTTGGCTCTTTGCTTTCGGATGGTGGTAGCACCTCCGGATCGCCTCGTAACGATTCgcttgatttggatttgggtTTCTATTTGGGCACGGACGACAGCCGTGCGCAAGCAGAAAGCGCCGAAGACGGcgacgacgaagaagaagagcttTTGAAATTGTTTCGGCCCGAATCCAGTTCCAGCCATACCATCGACACACTCAGCGAGCAACTTGAAGCCAGCCTGGAGGACATGATCCAGACAGCCCAGATGCATCCACGCTCATTACAG GTGCGCATGCCGCTTATGCGCACGATGAGCATGGAGCATCGGTGGCAGGACTTGGCCAATTTCCTCAGCTTACCGGATGGAGCTGCTGCCGCTGCTGCAGCTGCCAATTTGAGTTCGCATCCGGgccatcatcaccatcatcaccatcatGGTGGTCACCATCCGCATGCTGTTCATCATACGCACCACCATCCCGGTCATCCGCACCATGCCATGCACACTCTTGGCCACCATCCGCACTCGCCGCATCCGGCATTTGCCCATCCAGGCTACCCACATCCGCATTCCCCTCATGGATCCATCCatcctcatcatcatcataatGGCTCGTCTGTCCACACACATCACGGCTATGGCGTCCATCCTGCCTCAcccgccaccaccaccaccatccatcatcatcaccatgGATACAGCAGTCTGACTTCGGCCGCTGCACCAGTGTCGGCCTACACGAATTCCGCCGTCGATGTTGGTGGACGAGCTTCTCTTCTGCAGAATGTTGCCATCGGATCGCCCCTGACTGAATTAGGTGGAAATGGATCCTATCCCAGTCCAGGTCTTG GAGTAGGAGTGACTCTGGGTTCAGCCGTGACAGCTTCGATGAATTTGACGAATAGCACAGATACCTTGGAGCCTACCGGTCAAGTTCCTTACAAAACAGAAACAACCGCTGATATGCATTTGTACTATCAG aataacaCTGGGGAAGTTAACCAGACTGGCGACGGATTCTTTCCTTCCATTTTCAACGAAGATGATTTACAGCTGATGGATATGGCCATTACCGACA cCATGTACCCTCCTCGTTTGCTCGACAATCAACCGGTAAACCACTCGCTGGGACTGGCTCCGACCAACAGCGGTGGCAATGCTGTGGCATCAATTATACCCAGTACGGTGATTGATACGACAAGTGATAGCGCTGTCAGTTCCATGGGTTCCGAACGGGGCCCGTCTATCTCGGACGGTGACTGGATTGACACTTCAAATGCTACCGATTCAAACACCACATCCGTCACTGGAGCTACAGCGGTGTTGCCGTCCGGATCAGCTtacggcatggaatattcttctGG GGCGAAATATCGTCATTATGATTACGGCTATGGTGGTCGTTCCAGCGGACTTGAAGGAGCCTCGACCAGCGGAAGAGGAAGCGCTGCTGGTACCCCCGTGGCTCAAAAGAAGCATCAGATGTTTGGGAAACGTGTATTCCACGACCAAAGCGACTTGCCCGGCTCACCGGCCACTGTGACAGCCATCGGATCACCAGCCAAATTCGATTACGGCAGTAACGCTTCTGCCAGCGGTGGATCCCTTTATTCGCACCCATCTACTCCACTTGACAGCGCCAATGGCATGAATTCCATGGATTTGAAATATGGTTGCGGGATGGAATACACCCCACATTCGCATG ATGTGCGAGGTATGGACCATGTCCATCATAATCACACTTACGCTCTGGGTTCGGAAGCCAGTGGAACTTCGCAAAGACCTGTCAGTCGGGATAAGCATAGAG CTTCAGGGTCAAGCTTACGGGGTAGCGTGAGCGATACGGCCTCGACGCCCGGAGCTGGAACCAGCGGCTCCTGTTCAGAGAGCGAAGCGTACTCGCGAGATGAAAAACGTGCCCGGGCCATGAATATTCCAATGACGGTGGACGATATCATTAACTTGCCCATGGACGAATTCAATGAAAGATTGAGCAAGTACGACCTGACTGAGCCACAGTTGTCGCTCATTCGTGACATACGCCGCCGTGGAAAGAACAAGGTTGCAGCCCAGAACTGTCGCAAGCGCAAACTGGATCAGATTTTGACACTGGCCGACGAGGTGAAACGAGCTCGCGAGCGCAAAATCCGACTCAACAAAGAGCGCGATTTCCTGGCTGCCGAGAAAACCCGCATTAAGGATCGTTTCGCTCAGCTGTACCGTCACGTGTTCCAGTCGCTGCGTGACTCTGACGGCCAGCCCTACAGCCCGTACGAATACAGCCTCCAGCAGTCGGCTGACGGAAACATTTTACTTGTGCCGCGAGCTACAGTCGtcgccaacggtggcgctacGATCGATCCGCAGCCAACAATGCAGCAGCAGTTGAATCATCATCAGCATCATCATCAACAGCATCTCCACAACCACCACAACAGCACAAACGGCCAACATCGTCCCGTCATGATCGATCCGAGTTCGTTAGCCGGTCAAATGGTAGGCAACGTTAACGGTGGTACAGTTGGAAGCTCTAGTTCGGCTGTCCTTCACGGTGCTCGCAGGAAAACTCCGGATCAGAAAAATGAACCGTGA
- the LOC116922595 gene encoding segmentation protein cap'n'collar isoform X2: MVDIDLPVMMSLSPEPDSPVSSTVRAKTPNKCSILDEDADLIEILWKQDIDIGVPRDHFRFPGEESNDVEDVEIATSKDKLDLKGEKKEKTKQGEKKKNDEDPPDKSPSDDDPWAGLPYRIDDETGEYILLEDIDHPQPSTSTSGEESKPSESEEKSSEEPSLPSEDNDSFSLDKAFGFVDYDEDKLTESNFTLGALSPESAEFIEELDPVLGSIVASRSSAQVPVPNFGSLLSDGGSTSGSPRNDSLDLDLGFYLGTDDSRAQAESAEDGDDEEEELLKLFRPESSSSHTIDTLSEQLEASLEDMIQTAQMHPRSLQVRMPLMRTMSMEHRWQDLANFLSLPDGAAAAAAAANLSSHPGHHHHHHHHGGHHPHAVHHTHHHPGHPHHAMHTLGHHPHSPHPAFAHPGYPHPHSPHGSIHPHHHHNGSSVHTHHGYGVHPASPATTTTIHHHHHGYSSLTSAAAPVSAYTNSAVDVGGRASLLQNVAIGSPLTELGGNGSYPSPGLGVGVTLGSAVTASMNLTNSTDTLEPTGQVPYKTETTADMHLYYQNNTGEVNQTGDGFFPSIFNEDDLQLMDMAITDTMYPPRLLDNQPVNHSLGLAPTNSGGNAVASIIPSTVIDTTSDSAVSSMGSERGPSISDGDWIDTSNATDSNTTSVTGATAVLPSGSAYGMEYSSGAKYRHYDYGYGGRSSGLEGASTSGRGSAAGTPVAQKKHQMFGKRVFHDQSDLPGSPATVTAIGSPAKFDYGSNASASGGSLYSHPSTPLDSANGMNSMDLKYGCGMEYTPHSHDVRGMDHVHHNHTYALGSEASGTSQRPVSRDKHRASGSSLRGSVSDTASTPGAGTSGSCSESEAYSRDEKRARAMNIPMTVDDIINLPMDEFNERLSKYDLTEPQLSLIRDIRRRGKNKVAAQNCRKRKLDQILTLADEVKRARERKIRLNKERDFLAAEKTRIKDRFAQLYRHVFQSLRDSDGQPYSPYEYSLQQSADGNILLVPRATVVANGGATIDPQPTMQQQLNHHQHHHQQHLHNHHNSTNGQHRPVMIDPSSLAGQMVGNVNGGTVGSSSSAVLHGARRKTPDQKNEP; encoded by the exons ATGGTGGATATTGATCTGCCCGTAATGATGAGTTTATCACCTGAACCGGATTCTCCAGTGTCGAGCACAGTTCGTGCCAAAACACCAAATAAATGCAGCATTCTCGACGAG GATGCGGACTTGATAGAGATATTGTGGAAACAAGACATCGACATTGGAGTACCCCGTGATCATTTTCGCTTTCCGGGAGAAGAATCCAATGACGTCGAAGACGTCGAGATAGCAACGTCCAAGGACAAGTTGGATTtgaag GgtgaaaagaaggagaagaccAAACAAggcgaaaaaaagaaaaacgatgaAGACCCTCCGGACAAATCGCCTTCAGATGACGATCCTTGGGCCGGCCTTCCGTACCGGATTGACGACGAAACAG GTGAATACATTTTACTGGAGGATATCGATCATCCCCAGCCATCGACGTCTACGTCGGGTGAAGAATCGAAACCGTCGGAAAGCGAAGAAAAGTCATCGGAGGAACCGTCACTTCCGAGCGAGGACAACGATTCGTTTTCGCTAGACAAAGCGTTTGGTTTTGTCGATTACGACGAG gataaATTGACAGAGAGCAATTTCACGTTAGGCGCATTGAGCCCGGAGAGCGCGGAATTCATCGAAGAACTCGATCCCGTTTTGGGTTCGATCGTTGCTTCCCGTTCGTCCGCCCAGGTCCCTGTGCCTAACTTTGGCTCTTTGCTTTCGGATGGTGGTAGCACCTCCGGATCGCCTCGTAACGATTCgcttgatttggatttgggtTTCTATTTGGGCACGGACGACAGCCGTGCGCAAGCAGAAAGCGCCGAAGACGGcgacgacgaagaagaagagcttTTGAAATTGTTTCGGCCCGAATCCAGTTCCAGCCATACCATCGACACACTCAGCGAGCAACTTGAAGCCAGCCTGGAGGACATGATCCAGACAGCCCAGATGCATCCACGCTCATTACAG GTGCGCATGCCGCTTATGCGCACGATGAGCATGGAGCATCGGTGGCAGGACTTGGCCAATTTCCTCAGCTTACCGGATGGAGCTGCTGCCGCTGCTGCAGCTGCCAATTTGAGTTCGCATCCGGgccatcatcaccatcatcaccatcatGGTGGTCACCATCCGCATGCTGTTCATCATACGCACCACCATCCCGGTCATCCGCACCATGCCATGCACACTCTTGGCCACCATCCGCACTCGCCGCATCCGGCATTTGCCCATCCAGGCTACCCACATCCGCATTCCCCTCATGGATCCATCCatcctcatcatcatcataatGGCTCGTCTGTCCACACACATCACGGCTATGGCGTCCATCCTGCCTCAcccgccaccaccaccaccatccatcatcatcaccatgGATACAGCAGTCTGACTTCGGCCGCTGCACCAGTGTCGGCCTACACGAATTCCGCCGTCGATGTTGGTGGACGAGCTTCTCTTCTGCAGAATGTTGCCATCGGATCGCCCCTGACTGAATTAGGTGGAAATGGATCCTATCCCAGTCCAGGTCTTG GAGTAGGAGTGACTCTGGGTTCAGCCGTGACAGCTTCGATGAATTTGACGAATAGCACAGATACCTTGGAGCCTACCGGTCAAGTTCCTTACAAAACAGAAACAACCGCTGATATGCATTTGTACTATCAG aataacaCTGGGGAAGTTAACCAGACTGGCGACGGATTCTTTCCTTCCATTTTCAACGAAGATGATTTACAGCTGATGGATATGGCCATTACCGACA cCATGTACCCTCCTCGTTTGCTCGACAATCAACCGGTAAACCACTCGCTGGGACTGGCTCCGACCAACAGCGGTGGCAATGCTGTGGCATCAATTATACCCAGTACGGTGATTGATACGACAAGTGATAGCGCTGTCAGTTCCATGGGTTCCGAACGGGGCCCGTCTATCTCGGACGGTGACTGGATTGACACTTCAAATGCTACCGATTCAAACACCACATCCGTCACTGGAGCTACAGCGGTGTTGCCGTCCGGATCAGCTtacggcatggaatattcttctGG GGCGAAATATCGTCATTATGATTACGGCTATGGTGGTCGTTCCAGCGGACTTGAAGGAGCCTCGACCAGCGGAAGAGGAAGCGCTGCTGGTACCCCCGTGGCTCAAAAGAAGCATCAGATGTTTGGGAAACGTGTATTCCACGACCAAAGCGACTTGCCCGGCTCACCGGCCACTGTGACAGCCATCGGATCACCAGCCAAATTCGATTACGGCAGTAACGCTTCTGCCAGCGGTGGATCCCTTTATTCGCACCCATCTACTCCACTTGACAGCGCCAATGGCATGAATTCCATGGATTTGAAATATGGTTGCGGGATGGAATACACCCCACATTCGCATG ATGTGCGAGGTATGGACCATGTCCATCATAATCACACTTACGCTCTGGGTTCGGAAGCCAGTGGAACTTCGCAAAGACCTGTCAGTCGGGATAAGCATAGAG CTTCAGGGTCAAGCTTACGGGGTAGCGTGAGCGATACGGCCTCGACGCCCGGAGCTGGAACCAGCGGCTCCTGTTCAGAGAGCGAAGCGTACTCGCGAGATGAAAAACGTGCCCGGGCCATGAATATTCCAATGACGGTGGACGATATCATTAACTTGCCCATGGACGAATTCAATGAAAGATTGAGCAAGTACGACCTGACTGAGCCACAGTTGTCGCTCATTCGTGACATACGCCGCCGTGGAAAGAACAAGGTTGCAGCCCAGAACTGTCGCAAGCGCAAACTGGATCAGATTTTGACACTGGCCGACGAGGTGAAACGAGCTCGCGAGCGCAAAATCCGACTCAACAAAGAGCGCGATTTCCTGGCTGCCGAGAAAACCCGCATTAAGGATCGTTTCGCTCAGCTGTACCGTCACGTGTTCCAGTCGCTGCGTGACTCTGACGGCCAGCCCTACAGCCCGTACGAATACAGCCTCCAGCAGTCGGCTGACGGAAACATTTTACTTGTGCCGCGAGCTACAGTCGtcgccaacggtggcgctacGATCGATCCGCAGCCAACAATGCAGCAGCAGTTGAATCATCATCAGCATCATCATCAACAGCATCTCCACAACCACCACAACAGCACAAACGGCCAACATCGTCCCGTCATGATCGATCCGAGTTCGTTAGCCGGTCAAATGGTAGGCAACGTTAACGGTGGTACAGTTGGAAGCTCTAGTTCGGCTGTCCTTCACGGTGCTCGCAGGAAAACTCCGGATCAGAAAAATGAACCGTGA
- the LOC116922598 gene encoding protein CREG1 isoform X2 produces the protein MEHSRTSFALMFFLVGWLAQGNASLNNRNHLTYVNSPYEIQRENNLTVVRAEPPPHELAAKMARYIVHKSDWTALATTSTHEPIKGFPFANIFSVSDGPIHKSKGIPYFYLTDMEISVQDLKEDARTTITMSLAQTNFCKKHQYDPEDPLCAHVILTGTLVPVTDPSEKNFARQALFSRHPEMKDWPKDHGWWFGKLVISKICLLDYFGGIKDVNLDEYFATNPM, from the exons ATGGAACACAGCAGGACATCTTTCGCTTTGATGTTTTTCCTAGTTGGTTGGCTCGCACAGGGAAATGCTTCGCTTAACAACCGCAACCACCTAACATATGTCAACAGTCCCTACGAAATACAACGTGAAAATAATCTCACCGTGGTGAGAGCCGAACCACCCCCACACGAGCTCGCAGCCAAAATGGCTCGCTATATAGTGCACAAGAGCG ACTGGACTGCACTTGCCACGACCTCGACCCATGAGCCGATTAAAGGTTTCCCTTTTGccaatattttttctgtcAGCGATGGACCTATTCACAAATCGAAAGGGATCCCATATTTTTACCTGACGGACATGGAAATATCCGTTCAGGATTTGAAA GAGGATGCCAGGACGACGATCACAATGAGTCTAGCTCAAACgaatttttgcaaaaaacaTCAGTATGATCCGGAAGATCCACTCTGTGCTCACGTTATTCTGACCGGGACCCTCGTTCCT GTCACCGATCCCAGCGAAAAGAACTTCGCGCGACAAGCACTCTTCTCCAGACACCCAGAAATGAAAGATTGGCCAAAAG ATCACGGTTGGTGGTTTGGTAAACTGGTCATCAGCAAAATATGTCTTCTCGACTATTTTGGTGGCATAAAAGACGTCAACCTTGATGAATATTTTGCAACCAATCCTATGTGA
- the LOC116922598 gene encoding protein CREG1 isoform X1, with the protein MFIRNFERSSCVKRVAMEHSRTSFALMFFLVGWLAQGNASLNNRNHLTYVNSPYEIQRENNLTVVRAEPPPHELAAKMARYIVHKSDWTALATTSTHEPIKGFPFANIFSVSDGPIHKSKGIPYFYLTDMEISVQDLKEDARTTITMSLAQTNFCKKHQYDPEDPLCAHVILTGTLVPVTDPSEKNFARQALFSRHPEMKDWPKDHGWWFGKLVISKICLLDYFGGIKDVNLDEYFATNPM; encoded by the exons ATGTTCATTAGAAATTTCGAACGCAGTTCTTGCGTAAAGCGCGTAGCCATGGAACACAGCAGGACATCTTTCGCTTTGATGTTTTTCCTAGTTGGTTGGCTCGCACAGGGAAATGCTTCGCTTAACAACCGCAACCACCTAACATATGTCAACAGTCCCTACGAAATACAACGTGAAAATAATCTCACCGTGGTGAGAGCCGAACCACCCCCACACGAGCTCGCAGCCAAAATGGCTCGCTATATAGTGCACAAGAGCG ACTGGACTGCACTTGCCACGACCTCGACCCATGAGCCGATTAAAGGTTTCCCTTTTGccaatattttttctgtcAGCGATGGACCTATTCACAAATCGAAAGGGATCCCATATTTTTACCTGACGGACATGGAAATATCCGTTCAGGATTTGAAA GAGGATGCCAGGACGACGATCACAATGAGTCTAGCTCAAACgaatttttgcaaaaaacaTCAGTATGATCCGGAAGATCCACTCTGTGCTCACGTTATTCTGACCGGGACCCTCGTTCCT GTCACCGATCCCAGCGAAAAGAACTTCGCGCGACAAGCACTCTTCTCCAGACACCCAGAAATGAAAGATTGGCCAAAAG ATCACGGTTGGTGGTTTGGTAAACTGGTCATCAGCAAAATATGTCTTCTCGACTATTTTGGTGGCATAAAAGACGTCAACCTTGATGAATATTTTGCAACCAATCCTATGTGA